The following are from one region of the Methanospirillum hungatei genome:
- a CDS encoding MBL fold metallo-hydrolase, translating to MIIRQFFIPGIAHSSYLLGGVSSCVIIDPARDPEPYLMAADEEGFKITGILETHLHADFISGHLDLHKRTHAPIYAPQRASCEFSHTPVSEGSLISLDDCSISVIETPGHTPEHISYVVTHLSRGDEPVALFPGDTLFVGDVGRPDLFPGRAHELADALYTSLHEKIMTLPDHCEVYPAHGAGSFCGRALSAKRSTTIGYERKFNPVLQIKDRNRFILELTENMPPSPDHFRRCSDINRKGPTLLSTLHDIQPIPPRNVMDYLREGTCEILDTRRYDAFGSAHIPGSWNLDSEINFSTFTGWVIPPDKDILLAVHRADEITRIIPMLHRVGIDRVIGYIDGGVVRWALAGNVLDHIRTISVHELDALLSEKETVVLDVRTAGEFAGYHIPGSINVHWPDLRTRGSELSRDTQIAVICATGSRSSIACSILKRNGFSKLLNVAGGYTGWIAGGFGDKK from the coding sequence ATGATAATCAGGCAATTTTTCATCCCAGGTATTGCTCATAGTTCATATCTTCTTGGTGGAGTCTCATCTTGCGTAATTATTGATCCGGCCCGGGATCCTGAACCGTACCTCATGGCTGCAGATGAAGAAGGATTTAAAATTACTGGCATCCTGGAGACCCACCTTCATGCAGATTTTATTTCCGGGCATCTCGATCTCCACAAAAGAACTCATGCCCCAATTTATGCACCACAACGTGCTTCGTGTGAATTTTCTCATACCCCTGTCAGTGAAGGGAGCTTAATATCCCTTGACGATTGTTCGATATCAGTTATTGAAACACCGGGTCATACCCCTGAGCATATCAGTTATGTTGTAACTCATCTAAGCAGGGGTGACGAACCGGTCGCACTCTTCCCAGGTGATACACTCTTTGTGGGAGATGTTGGCAGACCTGATCTCTTCCCTGGGAGGGCTCATGAGCTGGCTGATGCACTCTATACATCCCTGCATGAAAAAATCATGACATTACCGGATCACTGCGAGGTGTATCCTGCTCATGGTGCTGGATCATTTTGTGGCAGGGCATTATCAGCCAAGCGATCGACCACAATCGGATATGAACGTAAATTCAATCCAGTTCTCCAAATAAAAGACCGGAATAGATTTATTCTGGAACTAACTGAGAATATGCCACCTTCTCCAGACCATTTTCGCAGATGTTCTGATATCAATAGGAAAGGTCCCACTCTGCTCTCCACACTTCATGATATTCAGCCCATCCCTCCCAGAAACGTTATGGATTACCTCAGAGAAGGAACATGTGAGATCCTTGATACAAGAAGATACGATGCTTTTGGATCAGCCCATATACCAGGGAGCTGGAATCTTGATAGTGAGATAAATTTCTCAACATTCACCGGATGGGTGATCCCTCCTGACAAGGATATTCTTCTTGCGGTTCATCGAGCGGATGAGATCACAAGGATTATTCCCATGCTTCACCGTGTGGGTATTGACCGGGTAATCGGATATATAGACGGCGGAGTTGTGAGATGGGCTCTGGCTGGAAATGTATTAGATCACATCCGGACGATATCAGTTCATGAACTTGATGCCCTACTCAGCGAGAAAGAGACTGTAGTACTTGACGTAAGAACAGCAGGAGAGTTCGCTGGATATCACATTCCTGGTTCAATTAATGTACATTGGCCAGATCTACGAACACGGGGGTCTGAACTTTCCAGAGATACACAGATTGCTGTCATCTGTGCAACCGGATCCAGATCCTCCATCGCCTGTAGTATTCTGAAAAGA